AGGGCAAGCAGGGCCGGTTCCGTCAGAACCTGCTCGGCAAGCGCGTGGACTACTCGGGCCGCTCGGTCATCGTCGTCGGTCCGGAGCTCAAGCTGCACCAGTGCGGCTTACCCAAGGCGATGGCGCTGGAGCTGTTCAAGCCGTTCATCATCCACAAGCTGGTGGACAAGGGGATCGCGGAGACGGTGAAGCGCGCCAAGAAGATCGTGGAGCGCGAGTCGCCCGAGGTGTACGAGATCCTCGAGGAGATCATCCGCGACCATCCGGTCATGCTCAACCGCGCGCCGACGCTCCACCGCCTGGGAATCCAGGCGTTCGAGCCGGTGCTGGTCGAGGGCAAGGCCATCCGAATTCACCCGCTCGTGTGCGCGGCGTTCAACGCCGACTTCGACGGCGACCAGATGGCGGTGCACGTGCCGCTGTCGTTCGAGTCGCAGCTCGAGTGCCGGGTGCTGCTGCTGTCGTCCAACAACATCCTCAAGCCGTCGGACGGCCGTCCGGTGGCGGAGCCGTCGCAGGACATCGTGCTCGGCTGCTACTTCGCGACGAAGGCGCCGGTCGGGTTCGACGAGCTGCTCAAGGATCCGAAGAAGGCCGCGCAGCTCAAGGCGTTCAGCTCCGTCGCGGAAGTGGAGATGGCGCTGGCGCAGGGCCGCGTCGCGCAGCAGACCGCGATCCGTTACTGCGTGGTCAAGGACGACGAGCCGAACTGGATCATCACGACGGTAGGCCGCGTGCTGTTCAGCGCGATCATCCCGAGCGTGCTGCCGTTCCAGAACCGCGACATGAAGAAGAAGGCGCTGGGCGAGCTCGTGTTCGAGTCGTACCGTCACGGCGGGCTGGCTCCGACGGTCGAGTTCCTCGACCGCCTGAAGGAATTCGGCTTCCACCACGCGACGCGCGGCGGAGTCTCGATCGGGATCGAGGACCTGTACATCCCACCCGAGAAGGAGACGCTCATCACCGAGGCGGAGCAGCGCGTCGAGCGGTTCGAGAAGGCGTACCAGACCGGTAACATCACGAACGGCGAGCGCTACAACAAAGTCATCGACACGTGGACGCACGCCAACAACGACATCGCGGACGCGATGGTCAAGGCGATGAAGGCGTCCAAGCAGGGCTTCAACCCCGTGTTCATGATGTTCGACTCCGGCTCGCGCGGATCGCGCGACCAGATCCGTCAGCTCGCCGGCATGCGCGGACTGATGGCGAAGCCGCAGAAGAAGCTCACGGGTGGAATCGGCGAGATCATCGAGAGCCCGATCAAGTCGAACTTCCGCGAGGGTCTGTCGGTGCTCGAGTACTTCATCTCGACGCACGGCGCGCGCAAGGGACTGGCGGACACGGCGCTCAAGACGGCCGACGCCGGCTACCTGACCCGCCGGCTGGTGGACGTGGCGCAGGACGTCACGATCAGCGAGGAGGATTGCGGCACGATCCTGGGCCTCGAGGTCGGGGCGCTGAAGGAAGGCGAGGACATCATCGAGCCGCTGGGCGAGAGAATCGTCGGCAACGTCGCCGCCGAGGACATCGAGGATCCGCACGAGCGGGATCAGGCCGGCCGTCCGACGCGGATCGTGGAAGCGGGACAGCTGATCGACGAGGACACGGCGCGCGCGATCGAGGATTCGGGGATCGAGACGGTTCGCATCCGCAGCGTGCTGACGTGCGAGGCGAAGCGCGGTCTCTGCCAGATGTGCTACGGCAGAAATCTCGCGACGATGGCGATGGTGGACCGCGGCGAGGCCGTGGGCATCATCGCGGCGCAATCGATCGGCGAGCCGGGCACTCAGCTCACGCTGCGCACGTTCCACATCGGTGGAACGGCGGCGCGCATCGCCGAGCAGACGGCACGCAAGTCGAAGGTCGCGGGCACGCTCGAGTTCGGGGACCGGCTGGTCGCGGTCACCAACTCCGAGGGCAAGCAGATCGTCACGTCGTACGAGGGTGAGATCATCATCCGCTCGACGGGCGAGAAGCACGGCGTCGGTGTGTGGCGCCTGTCGGTGCCGCTCGGCGCGGAGCTGCACGTGCAGGACGGCGAGGACGTGAAGAAGGAGCAGGTGATCTTCACCTGGGACCCGTACACCAACCCGATCATCGCGGACGTGAACGGAACGGTCCGGTTCGTGGACCTGGTTCCCGAGGAGTCGATCTCCGAGGAGCTGGACGAGCTGACCGGTCTGCGGCAGACGGTCGTGATCGAGGATCGCGAGAAGAAGCTCCACCCGCACATCGAGATCTGGCAGGAGAAGGGCGGGAAGGAGAAGCGCCTGCGCGACTTCGTCATCCCGGTGGGCGCGCAGCTCACCGTGAGCGACGGCACGCGCATCACCGCCGGCACCACGCTGGCGAAGGTGAGCCGCGAGGCGTACAAGACGCGCGACATCACCGGCGGTCTGCCGCGAGTTGCGGAGCTGTTCGAGGCGCGGCGCCCGAAGGACCCGGCGACGATCTCGGAGATAGACGGGTTCGTGCGGTTCGGCGAGATCAAGCGCGGCAAGCGCGAGGTGTTCGTGCAGCCCGTGCGGTTTGAGAAGGCTGCGAACGGCCAGGTGCAGGTGCCGGACGACACGCAGGAGCCGCAGCTGTATGAAGTGCCCGCCGGCAAGCACTTGCGGGTGCACGAGGGCGATCGCGTGCGCGCGGGTGACAGGCTGAGCGAGGGTGCGGTAAACCCGCACGACATCCTGCGGATCAAGGGACCGCGCGCGGTGCAGGAGTATCTGCTGAACGAGGTGCAGGAGGTCTATCGTCTGCAGGGCGTGAAGATCAACGACAAGCACATCGGCGTGATCGTGCGCCAGATGCTGCAGAAGGTCCGCGTCCTGGATTCGGGCGAGACCGAGTTCCTCGAGGGCGAGAACATCGACAAGCAGGTCTTCCGCGACGTGAACGAGCGGGCGAAGAAGAAGAAGGAAGTGGCTGCTTCTTCCGAGCCGCTGCTGCTCGGCATCACGAAGGCGAGTCTCACGACCCAGTCGTTCATCTCGGCGGCGAGCTTCCAGGAGACCACGCGCGTGCTGACCGACGCGGCCATTCGCGGCGCGAAGGACGATCTCCTTGGACTCAAGGAGAACATCATCATCGGTCACCTGATCCCGGCGGGTACGGGCATGTACCGGTATCACGAGGTGGACGTCGAGAGCGGCCCGGACGTGCCGACTGCGGAGGAGCAGGCAGCCATCGCTGCGGCCGCGGCGCAGCCGCTGTTCGCGCTGACGCCGGCGGAAGCCGAGGTGAGTGTGTCGCCGGTGTTCGCTGAGGAAGAGCTGTAGACGAGAGTTAGTCTCGCGGCTGAACGAAAGAGGGGTCTCTCCCGGGGTGCTACGCTTCGCTAAGACGCGCCACGGGATGAGACCCTCTCTTCGTTCAGCTCAGGCTACGATTCGTACTGCCTCGCAAAGCGGACGGCGAGGTAGATCCCGAGGCCGGTGCCGACCATGCTCACCATGAAGGCGGTCATGATCCCGACCTTCGCGCCGAGCCACCAGCCCAGCCACCCGCCTATGGTGGCGCCGACGAACGCTGCGAGGCGCTTCATGCAAGCTCCGGCTTGATTCTTCCCATGAGTCTAGTTTAGCTGTTGCACACTCGAGCTTAGGAGAATTTCTATCCGGATGCTTGCGGTGCGGTCGCGGCGATGACGCGTACCCGGACGCTGGCTATTATTGCCGCGGTGCTCGTCGGCATATCCGCGGGGCTGGGCTTCTTCACGTTCGGCTACGCCAAAGGGGCGTCGTACCTCACCAACGATCCAGCCGCGTGCGCCAACTGCCACGTCATGAGCGAGCACTACTCCGCATGGCTGAAGGGGAGCCACCGCTCGGTGGCGACGTGCAACGACTGCCATACGCCGCACAACCTGGTGGGCAAGTATACGACCAAGGCGCTGAACGGGTTCTGGCACTCGTTCTACTTTACGACCGGGAATTATCCGGACCCGCTCCGGATCACGCCGCGGAATAATCGCGTAACCGAGCAGGCGTGCCGCTACTGCCACGGGGAGATCGTGAGCGCGATCGATCCCGATCCGCACGCGAGCGAGGAATCGCGCGCGGGCGAGCCCATTTCCTGCATCCGGTGCCATGCGTACGTCGGGCACTGGGTGCGGTGAGCACTACAGCCAGCAGCTAGCAGCTAGCAGCTGGCAACTACACAGGACAGCCGTGATGGAACTGCATCGCCCAACACTTAGAGACACGACGAAGGAGAAAGCTCGATGACTTCGCCAGCACAACGGGATCGCGCGACGCCCCGCAACCGGAAGCGCTTTTATACGCTCCTCGGCGTGCTCACGGTCGGCGCGGCGCTCGCAGCCGTGGGGATCGTCGCGCTGCTCACGAGCATCTTCGAGCGGAAGCAGGAGGGGCGGGATCCGTTCTTCCGGAGCGTGGTCATCACCGACACGACGCAGGACCCGGAAGTGTGGGGGCGGAACTTCCCGCTGCAGTACGACCAGTACCGGCGCACCGTGGACCAGCAGCGCACGCGCTACGGCGGGAGCGAGGCGCTGCCGCGGACGCCGACGGACGCCGATCCGCGCTCAATCGTAGCGCAGTCACGCCTCGAGGAAGATCCGCGGCTGCGCGAGTTCTGGGACGGGTACGCGTTCTCGGTAGACTTCCGCGAGGAGCGCGGGCACGCGTACATGCTGGTGGACCAGGAGATGACGGGTCGGCAGCAGGCGTCGCCGCAGCCGGGCGCGTGCATCCACTGCCACGCATCCGTGTACGTGCCGTACAAGCGCGCGGGCGGCGGGGACCTGATCAAGGGGTTTGAGACGCTCAACCCGATGACGTACGCGCAGGCGCGCACGCACGTCACCCAGCCGATCGCGTGCATCGATTGCCACGAGCCGGAGACGATGCGGCTGCGCGTCACGCGCCCCGGATTCATCGAGGGGATCCGCGCGCTCAAGGCGAGCCAGGGGATCGCGAACTACGACGTGAACCGCGACGCGACCAGGCAGGAGATGCGCACGTACGTGTGCGGGCAGTGCCACGTGGAGTACTACTTCCGCGGGGCGGAGAAGCGCCTCGTCTACCCGTGGCAGAAGGGGCTGACGGTCGACAGCATGCTGGCGTACTACGACCAGGTGGGGCACCGCGACTTCGTGCACGCGCGCAGCGGCGCGCCGATTCTCAAGGCGCAGCATCCCGAGTTCGAGCTGTTCAGCCAGGGGACGCACGCGCGCGCGGGCGTCGCGTGCGCGGACTGCCACATGCCGTACGTGCGCGAGGGCGCGCAGAAGATTAGCGACCACTGGGTCCGCAGCCCCATGCTGAACATCAACCGGTCGTGCCAGACCTGTCACAAGGTCACCGAGGACGAGCTGCGGCAGCGGGTGCATACGATCCAGGACCGGACGCACGAGCTGCGCAACGTGGCGATCGACGCGGTGCTCAACCTGTCGC
The genomic region above belongs to Gemmatimonadaceae bacterium and contains:
- the rpoC gene encoding DNA-directed RNA polymerase subunit beta', whose translation is GKQGRFRQNLLGKRVDYSGRSVIVVGPELKLHQCGLPKAMALELFKPFIIHKLVDKGIAETVKRAKKIVERESPEVYEILEEIIRDHPVMLNRAPTLHRLGIQAFEPVLVEGKAIRIHPLVCAAFNADFDGDQMAVHVPLSFESQLECRVLLLSSNNILKPSDGRPVAEPSQDIVLGCYFATKAPVGFDELLKDPKKAAQLKAFSSVAEVEMALAQGRVAQQTAIRYCVVKDDEPNWIITTVGRVLFSAIIPSVLPFQNRDMKKKALGELVFESYRHGGLAPTVEFLDRLKEFGFHHATRGGVSIGIEDLYIPPEKETLITEAEQRVERFEKAYQTGNITNGERYNKVIDTWTHANNDIADAMVKAMKASKQGFNPVFMMFDSGSRGSRDQIRQLAGMRGLMAKPQKKLTGGIGEIIESPIKSNFREGLSVLEYFISTHGARKGLADTALKTADAGYLTRRLVDVAQDVTISEEDCGTILGLEVGALKEGEDIIEPLGERIVGNVAAEDIEDPHERDQAGRPTRIVEAGQLIDEDTARAIEDSGIETVRIRSVLTCEAKRGLCQMCYGRNLATMAMVDRGEAVGIIAAQSIGEPGTQLTLRTFHIGGTAARIAEQTARKSKVAGTLEFGDRLVAVTNSEGKQIVTSYEGEIIIRSTGEKHGVGVWRLSVPLGAELHVQDGEDVKKEQVIFTWDPYTNPIIADVNGTVRFVDLVPEESISEELDELTGLRQTVVIEDREKKLHPHIEIWQEKGGKEKRLRDFVIPVGAQLTVSDGTRITAGTTLAKVSREAYKTRDITGGLPRVAELFEARRPKDPATISEIDGFVRFGEIKRGKREVFVQPVRFEKAANGQVQVPDDTQEPQLYEVPAGKHLRVHEGDRVRAGDRLSEGAVNPHDILRIKGPRAVQEYLLNEVQEVYRLQGVKINDKHIGVIVRQMLQKVRVLDSGETEFLEGENIDKQVFRDVNERAKKKKEVAASSEPLLLGITKASLTTQSFISAASFQETTRVLTDAAIRGAKDDLLGLKENIIIGHLIPAGTGMYRYHEVDVESGPDVPTAEEQAAIAAAAAQPLFALTPAEAEVSVSPVFAEEEL
- the nrfH gene encoding cytochrome c nitrite reductase small subunit, whose translation is MTRTRTLAIIAAVLVGISAGLGFFTFGYAKGASYLTNDPAACANCHVMSEHYSAWLKGSHRSVATCNDCHTPHNLVGKYTTKALNGFWHSFYFTTGNYPDPLRITPRNNRVTEQACRYCHGEIVSAIDPDPHASEESRAGEPISCIRCHAYVGHWVR
- a CDS encoding ammonia-forming cytochrome c nitrite reductase subunit c552, with translation MTSPAQRDRATPRNRKRFYTLLGVLTVGAALAAVGIVALLTSIFERKQEGRDPFFRSVVITDTTQDPEVWGRNFPLQYDQYRRTVDQQRTRYGGSEALPRTPTDADPRSIVAQSRLEEDPRLREFWDGYAFSVDFREERGHAYMLVDQEMTGRQQASPQPGACIHCHASVYVPYKRAGGGDLIKGFETLNPMTYAQARTHVTQPIACIDCHEPETMRLRVTRPGFIEGIRALKASQGIANYDVNRDATRQEMRTYVCGQCHVEYYFRGAEKRLVYPWQKGLTVDSMLAYYDQVGHRDFVHARSGAPILKAQHPEFELFSQGTHARAGVACADCHMPYVREGAQKISDHWVRSPMLNINRSCQTCHKVTEDELRQRVHTIQDRTHELRNVAIDAVLNLSRGIAAAARADSGDRNLAAARDYQRKAQFFADFVEAENSMGFHAPQEAARILARSIDYSRMGELALRGSAPNRAAPAATRRE